A portion of the bacterium genome contains these proteins:
- a CDS encoding type II toxin-antitoxin system VapC family toxin: MRICVVDASAMGALLFGESKAEEVAKVMEDAHLAAPALLRFEMASICLKKIVAHPELETRLMSAFDLFNRFAIDTVQVDHRATVTLAMATGLTTYDASYLWLAKELKGELITLDERLIMAVKSL; the protein is encoded by the coding sequence ATGCGGATCTGCGTCGTTGACGCCTCGGCAATGGGGGCTTTGCTCTTTGGAGAATCGAAAGCCGAGGAGGTCGCCAAGGTCATGGAAGACGCTCATCTGGCTGCGCCCGCCCTGCTCCGGTTCGAGATGGCCAGCATATGTTTGAAAAAGATCGTTGCTCATCCAGAACTGGAGACTCGATTGATGTCGGCCTTCGATCTTTTCAACAGGTTTGCCATCGACACGGTTCAGGTCGATCACCGAGCGACAGTGACTCTGGCAATGGCTACAGGTCTTACAACCTATGATGCAAGCTATCTGTGGCTGGCCAAAGAACTGAAGGGGGAACTGATAACTCTGGATGAAAGATTGATCATGGCAGTTAAATCCTTATAA
- a CDS encoding Arc family DNA-binding protein, which yields MSVNLSIKNVPEKIAEKLRRRAQRHHRSLQGELMSILKQSVYEERYLSPAELLAEVRASDLCTPDESAAFLREDRDADLRR from the coding sequence ATGTCGGTCAATCTTTCCATTAAAAATGTGCCGGAGAAAATTGCCGAGAAATTGCGCCGCCGGGCTCAGAGGCATCATCGCTCCCTCCAGGGGGAACTGATGAGCATTCTAAAGCAGAGCGTCTACGAAGAGCGGTACCTTTCACCTGCGGAGTTGCTGGCGGAAGTCAGGGCGTCCGATCTTTGTACACCTGATGAATCTGCCGCGTTTCTGAGGGAGGACCGGGATGCGGATCTGCGTCGTTGA
- a CDS encoding DUF3365 domain-containing protein → MGKLNNIFAVVLAVTWTLFIITMVNLVGIKEERLINQIAISQAKSVFQVMVDMRSWTARQGGVYVVPSETTPPNPYLDHPRRDVETTDGMKLTLVNPSYMTRQVSEIGFERRGVKTRLTSLRPIRPANAAVGWEKAALESFEAGEASYFELAQDEERRHIYRYMAPLALEEPCNVCHLPSHSAKGIRGGLSITFPVEDLVKSRIHIMRLNRLIFASIWLIGLFVIGGLALVMEKVLLGRKKLKM, encoded by the coding sequence ATGGGTAAACTTAATAATATTTTTGCTGTTGTCCTGGCCGTCACCTGGACCTTATTCATCATCACCATGGTCAACCTCGTCGGCATCAAGGAAGAACGGCTCATCAACCAGATCGCCATAAGCCAGGCCAAATCGGTGTTCCAGGTCATGGTGGATATGCGGAGCTGGACCGCCAGGCAGGGCGGAGTTTACGTCGTCCCCAGTGAAACCACACCACCTAACCCGTACCTTGACCACCCGAGAAGAGATGTCGAGACAACCGACGGAATGAAGCTGACCCTGGTCAACCCTTCCTACATGACGCGACAGGTATCCGAGATCGGTTTCGAGAGGCGTGGAGTCAAGACCCGCCTTACCAGTCTAAGACCCATACGGCCGGCCAACGCGGCCGTTGGTTGGGAAAAGGCAGCCCTTGAAAGCTTCGAGGCCGGTGAAGCCTCCTATTTTGAGCTGGCTCAAGACGAGGAGAGACGCCACATATACCGTTACATGGCACCCCTCGCTCTGGAAGAACCATGCAACGTCTGCCACCTTCCCAGCCACTCAGCCAAGGGGATCCGTGGCGGGCTCAGCATCACTTTTCCGGTGGAGGACCTTGTCAAGAGCCGTATTCACATCATGAGGCTCAATCGCCTGATTTTCGCCTCCATCTGGCTCATCGGGCTGTTCGTCATAGGCGGCCTGGCCCTGGTCATGGAGAAGGTCCTGCTGGGACGGAAAAAGCTGAAAATGTAA